In Cryptomeria japonica chromosome 10, Sugi_1.0, whole genome shotgun sequence, a genomic segment contains:
- the LOC131051663 gene encoding uncharacterized protein LOC131051663 codes for MLLQNSSAHNPKLSPLACISQRMASHGKQNSTLHTLSSSRMFTKAFSHFHLALSPRRRNPQECRCKLTEICYEEMLGANPGNPLLLRNYAKFLHEVKEDSSKAEEFYERAILAGPADGEVLSLYAQLIWETHKDGDRAQAYFDRAVQAAPEDCYVIASYANFLWTSEESDSGV; via the exons ATGCTGCTCCAAAATTCCTCTGCCCACAACCCAAAATTGAGTCCGCTTGCCTGCATTTCACAGAGAATGGCGAGCCATGGAAAACAAAATTCTACTCTGCACACTCTTTCCTCTTCTCGCATGTTTACAAAAGCTTTCTCACATTTTCATTTGGCACTTTCCCCCCGGAGGAGAAACCCACAAGAATGTCGCTGCAAGCTTACAGAGATCTGTTATGAAGAGATGTTGGGGGCAAATCCTGGAAATCCCCTGCTGCTCAGGAACTATGCCAAATTTTTACACGAG GTGAAAGAGGACAGTAGCAAAGCAGAGGAATTCTATGAAAGGGCCATACTGGCCGGTCCTGCAGATGGAGAAGTTCTGTCACTTTACGCCCAGCTCATATGGGAAACTCACAAAGATGGAGACAGAGCCCAAGCTTACTTTGATCGAGCAGTCCAGGCGGCCCCTGAGGACTG CTATGTAATTGCCTCTTATGCCAATTTTTTATGGACCTCGGAGGAGAGTGACAGCGGTGTGTGA